In a single window of the Esox lucius isolate fEsoLuc1 chromosome 22, fEsoLuc1.pri, whole genome shotgun sequence genome:
- the LOC105019825 gene encoding inosine-uridine preferring nucleoside hydrolase-like isoform X2, which translates to MVMDTDTKLREQARKRRPGCALKDPRRTEKKLVLDVDTGVDNALAIMVALAAANVEVLGITCVRGNTSLENACRNTLRVLKVCRRLEIPVFGGAAEPLLGRPLTVGSFHGKDGLGDAPDPDSPGMELLQTEGAVEAIIRLANENPGEVCLVATAPLTNLALAVKIDPTLPQKLKGLFIMGGNTDSRGNSTVCAEFNFAADPEAAYIVLNRFFCPTYIATWEFCCENKLPWSFCDKWLAQDSEKARFMKSIFKHTMNTVASSAHCFQRETMTGPGFVSCNSYAMAAAIDDGFMWVSEPVAVTVELQGTYTRGMMVLDKLGVLEKEHQVFLMKTVDLESFKGLLMDSLK; encoded by the exons ATGGTgatggacactgacacaaagcTAAGAGAACAGGCAAGAAAAAGGCGGCCTGGGTGTG CTTTAAAGGATCCAAGGAGGACCGAGAAGAAACTGGTGCTTGACGTGGACACCGGGGTGGATAATGCCCTGGCTATCATGGTGGCTTTGGCGGCCGCCAACGTGGAGGTGCTGGGCATAACCTGTGTACGCGGAAACACCTCCTTGGAAAACGCCTGCAGGAACACGCTGCGTGTTCTCAAGGTCTGCCGGCGACTTGAG ATCCCGGTTTTCGGCGGTGCGGCGGAGCCTCTGTTGGGCCGTCCCCTGACGGTGGGCTCCTTTCACGGGAAGGATGGGCTCGGGGACGCCCCTGACCCCGATTCCCCGGGAATGGAGCTACTCCAGACAGAAGGGGCTGTGGAAGCCATAATCAGGCTGGCTAATGAGAACCCCGGAGAG GTTTGCCTGGTTGCCACTGCCCCTTTGACCAACCTGGCCCTTGCTGTGAAGATAGACCCCACCCTCCCTCAGAAACTGAAAGGGCTCTTCATCATGGGTGGTAACACTGACT CAAGGGGAAACTCCACAGTGTGCGCAGAGTTCAACTTTGCTGCTGATCCCGAGGCAGCTTACATTGTCCTGAACCGCTTCTTCTGTCCTACCTACATTGCCACCTGGGAGTTCTGCTGTGAAAACAAGCTTCCATGG TCGTTCTGTGACAAGTGGCTGGCCCAGGACAGTGAGAAGGCCCGCTTCATGAAGAGCATATTCAAACACACCATGAACACTGTAGCCTCCAGCGCTCACTGCTTTCAGAGGGAGACGATGACAGGCCCAGGCTTTGTTTCGTGCAACTCGTACGCCATGGCGGCGGCCATCGATGACGGCTTTATGTGGGTGTCTGAGCCGGTGGCGGTGACAGTAGAGCTTCAGGGGACCTACACCAGAGGCATGATGGTCCTGGACAAGCTGGGAGTTCTAGAGAAGGAGCACCAGGTCTTTTTAATGAAAACGGTGGACCTAGAGAGCTTTAAGGGTCTGTTGATGGACTCACTGAAGTAA
- the LOC105019825 gene encoding probable uridine nucleosidase 1 isoform X3, protein MVALAAANVEVLGITCVRGNTSLENACRNTLRVLKVCRRLEIPVFGGAAEPLLGRPLTVGSFHGKDGLGDAPDPDSPGMELLQTEGAVEAIIRLANENPGEVCLVATAPLTNLALAVKIDPTLPQKLKGLFIMGGNTDSRGNSTVCAEFNFAADPEAAYIVLNRFFCPTYIATWEFCCENKLPWSFCDKWLAQDSEKARFMKSIFKHTMNTVASSAHCFQRETMTGPGFVSCNSYAMAAAIDDGFMWVSEPVAVTVELQGTYTRGMMVLDKLGVLEKEHQVFLMKTVDLESFKGLLMDSLK, encoded by the exons ATGGTGGCTTTGGCGGCCGCCAACGTGGAGGTGCTGGGCATAACCTGTGTACGCGGAAACACCTCCTTGGAAAACGCCTGCAGGAACACGCTGCGTGTTCTCAAGGTCTGCCGGCGACTTGAG ATCCCGGTTTTCGGCGGTGCGGCGGAGCCTCTGTTGGGCCGTCCCCTGACGGTGGGCTCCTTTCACGGGAAGGATGGGCTCGGGGACGCCCCTGACCCCGATTCCCCGGGAATGGAGCTACTCCAGACAGAAGGGGCTGTGGAAGCCATAATCAGGCTGGCTAATGAGAACCCCGGAGAG GTTTGCCTGGTTGCCACTGCCCCTTTGACCAACCTGGCCCTTGCTGTGAAGATAGACCCCACCCTCCCTCAGAAACTGAAAGGGCTCTTCATCATGGGTGGTAACACTGACT CAAGGGGAAACTCCACAGTGTGCGCAGAGTTCAACTTTGCTGCTGATCCCGAGGCAGCTTACATTGTCCTGAACCGCTTCTTCTGTCCTACCTACATTGCCACCTGGGAGTTCTGCTGTGAAAACAAGCTTCCATGG TCGTTCTGTGACAAGTGGCTGGCCCAGGACAGTGAGAAGGCCCGCTTCATGAAGAGCATATTCAAACACACCATGAACACTGTAGCCTCCAGCGCTCACTGCTTTCAGAGGGAGACGATGACAGGCCCAGGCTTTGTTTCGTGCAACTCGTACGCCATGGCGGCGGCCATCGATGACGGCTTTATGTGGGTGTCTGAGCCGGTGGCGGTGACAGTAGAGCTTCAGGGGACCTACACCAGAGGCATGATGGTCCTGGACAAGCTGGGAGTTCTAGAGAAGGAGCACCAGGTCTTTTTAATGAAAACGGTGGACCTAGAGAGCTTTAAGGGTCTGTTGATGGACTCACTGAAGTAA
- the LOC105019825 gene encoding inosine-uridine preferring nucleoside hydrolase-like isoform X1, whose amino-acid sequence MASLDVGSTYSNYTDFHNAVTEFENENFVQFYRRDARTIEKVKRLYPRHYYNPELKYANIHLACVHGGKKFLSHSKGVRPKTSTCKVGCPAFIKVKTTKDGERLVVKDIVKIHNHDVSEAAFRHYPRKRQLCPAERAKCSELLTKYDGNKRLVIEDLTKVTGKVILPKDIHNIAATVNWPAKFERKKKEKKVIKGIRMVMDTDTKLREQARKRRPGCALKDPRRTEKKLVLDVDTGVDNALAIMVALAAANVEVLGITCVRGNTSLENACRNTLRVLKVCRRLEIPVFGGAAEPLLGRPLTVGSFHGKDGLGDAPDPDSPGMELLQTEGAVEAIIRLANENPGEVCLVATAPLTNLALAVKIDPTLPQKLKGLFIMGGNTDSRGNSTVCAEFNFAADPEAAYIVLNRFFCPTYIATWEFCCENKLPWSFCDKWLAQDSEKARFMKSIFKHTMNTVASSAHCFQRETMTGPGFVSCNSYAMAAAIDDGFMWVSEPVAVTVELQGTYTRGMMVLDKLGVLEKEHQVFLMKTVDLESFKGLLMDSLK is encoded by the exons ATGGCTTCTCTTGACGTTGGGTCGACATATTCAAATTATACAGACTTTCATAATGCGGTCACTGAATTCGAAAATGAGAATTTTGTGCAGTTTTACCGCCGCGATGCAAGAACAATTGAAAAAGTCAAACGATTATATCCAAGGCACTATTACAATCCTGAGTTGAAGTATGCGAACATACATCTGGCTTGTGTACACGGTGGCAAAAAATTCTTATCCCATTCTAAAGGAGTGCGTCCGAAAACGAG TACCTGCAAGGTTGGATGCCCTGCTTTCATCAAAGTCAAAACTAcaaaggatggagagagattaGTTGTGAAGGATATTGTCAAAATACACAACCACGACGTCAGTGAG GCTGCATTTAGGCACTACCCCAGGAAAAGACAACTATGTCCAGCTGAACGTGCCAAGTGTTCAGAACTGCTGACAAAGTATGATGGCAACAAAAGATTGGTAATAGAAGATCTCACCAAAGTAACTGGAAAAGTCATCCTACCAAAGGACATTCACAACATTGCAGCAACAGTGAACTGGCCTGCAAAatttgagagaaagaaaaaggagaaaaaagttATAAAAGGGATTCGAATGGTgatggacactgacacaaagcTAAGAGAACAGGCAAGAAAAAGGCGGCCTGGGTGTG CTTTAAAGGATCCAAGGAGGACCGAGAAGAAACTGGTGCTTGACGTGGACACCGGGGTGGATAATGCCCTGGCTATCATGGTGGCTTTGGCGGCCGCCAACGTGGAGGTGCTGGGCATAACCTGTGTACGCGGAAACACCTCCTTGGAAAACGCCTGCAGGAACACGCTGCGTGTTCTCAAGGTCTGCCGGCGACTTGAG ATCCCGGTTTTCGGCGGTGCGGCGGAGCCTCTGTTGGGCCGTCCCCTGACGGTGGGCTCCTTTCACGGGAAGGATGGGCTCGGGGACGCCCCTGACCCCGATTCCCCGGGAATGGAGCTACTCCAGACAGAAGGGGCTGTGGAAGCCATAATCAGGCTGGCTAATGAGAACCCCGGAGAG GTTTGCCTGGTTGCCACTGCCCCTTTGACCAACCTGGCCCTTGCTGTGAAGATAGACCCCACCCTCCCTCAGAAACTGAAAGGGCTCTTCATCATGGGTGGTAACACTGACT CAAGGGGAAACTCCACAGTGTGCGCAGAGTTCAACTTTGCTGCTGATCCCGAGGCAGCTTACATTGTCCTGAACCGCTTCTTCTGTCCTACCTACATTGCCACCTGGGAGTTCTGCTGTGAAAACAAGCTTCCATGG TCGTTCTGTGACAAGTGGCTGGCCCAGGACAGTGAGAAGGCCCGCTTCATGAAGAGCATATTCAAACACACCATGAACACTGTAGCCTCCAGCGCTCACTGCTTTCAGAGGGAGACGATGACAGGCCCAGGCTTTGTTTCGTGCAACTCGTACGCCATGGCGGCGGCCATCGATGACGGCTTTATGTGGGTGTCTGAGCCGGTGGCGGTGACAGTAGAGCTTCAGGGGACCTACACCAGAGGCATGATGGTCCTGGACAAGCTGGGAGTTCTAGAGAAGGAGCACCAGGTCTTTTTAATGAAAACGGTGGACCTAGAGAGCTTTAAGGGTCTGTTGATGGACTCACTGAAGTAA